Proteins from a genomic interval of Chroococcidiopsis thermalis PCC 7203:
- the hisC gene encoding histidinol-phosphate transaminase — protein sequence MTYFRHNIEQMSGYVPGEQLIGTNIIKINSNENPYPPSPLVLAALRNLDGELLRRYPEPMAGRFRTAVSAALDLPSDWIIVGNGSDELLGVITRACTSPQRQIVCPMPTYVLYRTLAQIQDAEFVEIPYDDNYNLPLEEIIAANGAVTFIASPHSPSGTVVPLDLLDKLAAQLQSILVIDEAYVDFAAEDALELAKKHDNVIVLRTLSKGYSLAGIRLGFAVANPGLIAGLMKVKDSYNVDAIACIVGVAALQDQAHKNANAEKIKTSRATLASELQKLNFDVCPSQANFLLARSPHGNAEYLYHSLKTRGILVRYFPQPRLEDKLRITVGTDEQNAQLVKALAEIMG from the coding sequence ATGACATATTTTCGCCACAATATCGAGCAAATGTCAGGCTACGTACCTGGAGAACAGCTCATTGGTACGAATATTATCAAAATTAACTCGAATGAGAATCCTTATCCACCCTCACCGTTGGTATTGGCAGCGCTACGTAACTTAGATGGAGAATTATTACGGCGCTATCCAGAACCGATGGCTGGACGTTTTCGCACTGCTGTTAGTGCTGCTTTAGATCTCCCTTCAGATTGGATTATTGTCGGTAACGGTAGTGACGAACTGCTTGGTGTTATTACCCGCGCTTGTACCTCACCGCAGCGGCAGATTGTTTGTCCCATGCCAACCTATGTTTTATACCGTACCTTGGCACAGATTCAGGATGCTGAATTTGTCGAAATTCCCTATGACGACAATTACAATCTGCCGTTAGAAGAAATCATCGCGGCAAATGGAGCTGTGACATTTATTGCTTCACCTCACAGTCCATCTGGTACAGTCGTGCCACTAGATTTACTCGACAAGTTAGCGGCGCAATTACAGAGTATTTTAGTCATTGACGAGGCTTATGTTGACTTTGCCGCAGAAGATGCTTTGGAATTAGCTAAAAAACACGATAATGTGATCGTTTTAAGAACGCTTTCCAAGGGCTACTCTTTAGCAGGGATCAGACTGGGCTTTGCTGTAGCTAATCCTGGTTTAATTGCCGGATTAATGAAGGTGAAAGATAGCTACAACGTTGATGCGATCGCCTGTATTGTAGGAGTAGCTGCACTTCAAGACCAAGCACACAAAAATGCTAATGCCGAGAAAATTAAAACGTCGCGGGCAACGTTAGCTAGTGAATTGCAAAAACTCAACTTTGATGTTTGTCCATCACAAGCCAACTTTCTTCTAGCGCGATCGCCTCATGGTAATGCCGAATATCTTTACCACAGTTTGAAAACAAGAGGTATATTAGTCCGATATTTTCCCCAGCCGCGCCTAGAAGACAAACTTCGCATTACCGTTGGTACAGACGAGCAAAACGCTCAACTTGTCAAGGCTCTGGCTGAGATTATGGGATGA
- the mreD gene encoding rod shape-determining protein MreD, which produces MQGLKSLRHLWQKSPGWRQFVNGVAIVGSASLCLLLLPMRLPGTVLLGIAPNWLLIWVVTWSIKRSVLQGAIAGITLGLIQDGMTAHNPTHVFGLMMVGILTARLQKQRYLQEDFISVALIVFAMTIMVETIATLQFGFLGEATTYTFGLPLGKLAEVWQHHQQIALISAVISSLWAPVIYYPLNHWWTTTRFLGTR; this is translated from the coding sequence ATGCAGGGACTTAAATCTTTGCGCCACCTGTGGCAGAAGTCTCCTGGTTGGCGACAGTTTGTTAATGGGGTAGCGATTGTTGGCTCGGCGAGTTTGTGTCTGCTCTTACTACCGATGCGCTTGCCAGGAACAGTTTTACTTGGTATTGCTCCTAACTGGCTGCTGATCTGGGTAGTCACTTGGAGTATTAAACGCTCGGTTTTACAAGGAGCGATCGCAGGTATTACTTTGGGACTCATTCAAGATGGCATGACTGCCCATAATCCCACTCATGTTTTCGGTTTAATGATGGTGGGAATTTTGACGGCACGGTTGCAAAAGCAGCGCTATCTTCAGGAAGATTTTATTTCTGTGGCTCTGATTGTCTTTGCCATGACGATTATGGTAGAAACGATCGCCACTCTACAATTTGGTTTCCTGGGTGAGGCAACAACATATACATTTGGTTTGCCATTAGGCAAATTAGCTGAGGTATGGCAACATCATCAACAAATTGCGCTGATCTCAGCTGTAATTAGTAGCCTCTGGGCTCCAGTGATTTACTATCCCTTAAATCACTGGTGGACGACAACGAGATTTTTAGGCACGCGATGA
- the mreC gene encoding rod shape-determining protein MreC: MYIERRQWWEKRALPILLCIVALGTAWTIRQTQAALIFEIYQLITLPFHRSVSVQAERLSDAQNQELQAQLAELKSQNQQLKKLLSYESANNLERVIVAPVIGRSADQWWQQITLGRGTSTGIKVGDIVTAPGGLVGKISSVTPNTSRVLLISDRTSQLGVTVSRSRHTGFLRGLSESQAVMQFFDKVPDVKRGDAIVTSTYSQIYPAGLPVGKIESIDLNKSPAPEAIVSFSAPIPHLEWAVVYAKSK, from the coding sequence ATGTATATCGAACGTCGTCAGTGGTGGGAGAAACGCGCCCTACCGATTTTACTATGCATTGTTGCTCTTGGTACTGCTTGGACTATCAGGCAGACCCAAGCAGCACTAATTTTTGAAATTTATCAACTCATCACTCTCCCATTTCATCGCTCGGTTTCCGTGCAAGCAGAGCGCCTGAGTGATGCTCAAAATCAAGAGCTTCAAGCTCAGTTAGCAGAACTCAAAAGCCAAAACCAACAGTTGAAAAAACTACTTAGTTATGAGTCTGCTAATAATTTAGAACGAGTCATTGTCGCTCCAGTCATCGGACGTAGTGCCGATCAATGGTGGCAGCAAATAACTCTGGGACGCGGTACGAGTACGGGAATTAAAGTCGGAGATATCGTCACTGCTCCTGGGGGGTTAGTGGGTAAGATTAGTAGCGTCACTCCCAATACCAGCCGCGTACTGCTAATTAGCGATCGCACCAGTCAGCTAGGGGTTACAGTCAGTCGCAGCCGTCATACAGGATTTTTACGCGGCTTATCAGAAAGTCAAGCCGTGATGCAGTTTTTTGATAAAGTGCCTGACGTGAAACGCGGCGATGCGATCGTCACTTCTACTTACAGCCAAATTTATCCTGCCGGATTACCTGTAGGTAAGATTGAATCCATCGACTTGAATAAAAGCCCTGCTCCCGAAGCTATTGTCTCCTTTTCCGCTCCCATTCCCCATCTAGAGTGGGCAGTTGTCTACGCTAAGAGCAAGTGA
- a CDS encoding rod shape-determining protein, with amino-acid sequence MGIDLGTANTLIYVSGKGIVLQEPSAIALDLSDKSSIAVGEEARKMLGRTPTKPVNISVIRPLRDGVIADFDAAEMMLKHFMQKVHEGRVVSPRVVIGIPSGVTGVERRALMDAASQAGAREVYLIDEPLAAAIGAGLPVAEPIGSMIVDVGGGTTEIAVLSLYGTVLSESVRIAGDELNEAIMQYMRKIYNLVIGERTAEEIKLRIGSAYPSRDDEDNMMEVRGLHLLSGLPRSVTIKEPEIRESMSEPLSVIVEALKRTLERTPPELAADIVDRGIMLAGGGAKLKGLDTLISHETGIVTHVAAEPMHCVVLGTGLALEKFKQMERVFSDRSRRG; translated from the coding sequence ATGGGTATCGATCTCGGTACTGCAAATACCTTGATTTATGTCTCTGGAAAAGGAATTGTACTGCAAGAACCTTCGGCGATCGCACTAGATTTAAGCGATAAATCGTCGATTGCTGTGGGAGAAGAAGCCAGAAAAATGCTTGGTAGAACGCCTACTAAGCCCGTCAACATCTCGGTAATTCGTCCGCTACGTGATGGAGTTATTGCTGACTTCGATGCTGCTGAAATGATGCTGAAGCATTTCATGCAAAAAGTTCATGAAGGCAGGGTTGTCTCTCCCCGTGTCGTGATTGGTATTCCCAGTGGAGTTACGGGGGTAGAACGCAGAGCATTAATGGATGCAGCATCTCAAGCAGGCGCAAGAGAAGTTTATTTGATTGACGAACCACTAGCAGCCGCGATCGGTGCGGGTCTGCCTGTTGCCGAACCCATCGGTAGCATGATCGTAGATGTTGGGGGTGGAACAACCGAAATCGCCGTTCTCAGCCTTTACGGTACGGTACTGAGCGAATCGGTACGAATTGCAGGAGATGAGCTGAATGAAGCCATCATGCAGTACATGCGAAAAATTTACAACTTAGTCATCGGCGAACGCACGGCGGAAGAAATTAAGCTGCGGATTGGCTCTGCCTATCCCTCCCGCGATGACGAAGATAATATGATGGAAGTTAGAGGGTTGCATCTGCTTTCTGGTTTGCCGCGTAGCGTCACGATCAAAGAACCAGAGATTCGCGAAAGTATGTCAGAACCGCTGTCTGTGATTGTGGAAGCACTCAAGCGGACGCTGGAACGGACACCACCAGAACTTGCAGCCGACATTGTAGATCGAGGTATTATGCTTGCGGGTGGAGGCGCGAAGTTGAAAGGACTAGATACACTAATTAGTCATGAAACTGGAATTGTCACCCACGTTGCAGCCGAGCCAATGCACTGTGTCGTCTTAGGAACGGGATTGGCACTAGAAAAATTTAAGCAAATGGAGCGAGTCTTTAGCGATCGCTCTCGGCGTGGATAA
- a CDS encoding single-stranded DNA-binding protein: MSLNVVTLVGRVGGDPDIKYFESGSVKCRMTLAVRRPTKNSEEPDWFTLEIWGKTAQTAKDYVRKGSLIGIKGSLKFDTWDDRNTGTPRSTPIILVDKMDLLGSKRDNEGGGYSGYSSDDNF; encoded by the coding sequence ATGAGTCTTAACGTTGTTACTCTCGTCGGTCGTGTTGGTGGCGACCCTGATATTAAGTATTTTGAGTCTGGTAGCGTCAAGTGCCGCATGACGCTAGCTGTAAGGAGACCAACCAAAAATAGCGAGGAACCAGACTGGTTCACGCTAGAAATTTGGGGTAAAACAGCGCAAACAGCCAAAGATTACGTTCGTAAGGGAAGTCTAATTGGAATCAAGGGTTCCTTAAAGTTCGACACCTGGGACGATCGCAATACGGGTACACCGCGTTCAACACCAATCATTCTTGTGGACAAAATGGATCTTTTAGGATCTAAACGCGATAACGAAGGTGGCGGCTATAGCGGTTACAGTAGCGATGACAATTTTTAA
- a CDS encoding SIMPL domain-containing protein translates to MQHFSIHQKKFASKRKPVEFSLSGLATLRDRNLKSQIQNSITVTAIALSLSTLSYISPVWAQPAPDKMDRTYKTLTVTGRGVESIPTTLAQVRLGVEVQGKTAQQVQQEAARRSSAVVDLLKSRNVEKLETTGIYLNPLYNYANNEQRLTGYSATNTVSFRVPTSQAGNIIDAAVKTGATRIEGVSFIATDEAIAKARQQALQAATKDAQQQASAVLSSLNFSQKEIVSIQINSANPPQPPMPLMAREAAFADKAATTPVIGGEQQIEASVTLQIGY, encoded by the coding sequence ATGCAACACTTCTCAATACATCAAAAAAAATTTGCTTCCAAGCGCAAACCAGTTGAATTCTCGCTTAGCGGCTTAGCGACTTTGCGCGATCGCAATCTCAAGTCTCAAATCCAAAACAGTATTACAGTTACGGCGATCGCATTGAGTTTGTCAACTCTCAGTTATATTTCTCCCGTATGGGCGCAACCAGCCCCAGATAAAATGGATCGAACTTATAAAACTCTGACTGTCACGGGTAGAGGGGTAGAATCTATCCCTACTACGCTAGCTCAGGTACGTTTGGGAGTAGAAGTACAAGGCAAAACAGCCCAGCAAGTACAGCAAGAAGCAGCGCGGCGATCGTCAGCAGTTGTAGACTTATTGAAATCGCGTAACGTAGAAAAACTAGAAACTACAGGAATTTACTTAAATCCTCTTTATAACTACGCCAATAACGAGCAACGGCTTACGGGTTATTCTGCCACAAATACAGTAAGTTTCCGCGTCCCAACCTCACAAGCTGGTAATATCATTGATGCTGCCGTCAAAACTGGAGCAACTCGGATCGAAGGGGTGAGTTTTATTGCTACAGATGAGGCGATCGCCAAAGCGAGACAACAAGCCCTGCAAGCAGCGACAAAAGATGCTCAGCAGCAGGCAAGTGCTGTTTTGAGCAGCCTCAATTTCAGCCAAAAGGAAATTGTCAGTATTCAAATCAACAGCGCTAACCCGCCACAGCCTCCCATGCCTTTAATGGCGCGAGAAGCAGCTTTTGCCGATAAAGCCGCTACGACTCCTGTAATCGGTGGAGAACAGCAAATAGAGGCTTCTGTAACGCTGCAAATTGGTTATTGA
- a CDS encoding anion transporter, with the protein MTNDLFQYIILGLTYLGLGLGYFPGLRMNRATIAFVGAACLVGFGSFSLKEAWEAIDAGTIVFLLSIMIVNAYLTSAGFFQLALNILLRYTRSPFGLLTALTFVSGFLSALFLNDTIALIFTPLTLALALVLELNPIPYLLALAGATDIGSVATLNGNPQNILIASFSEISYLEFTQALAPVAVVGLLVQLGWLWYLYPEIRSLKPILDRPHIRRRRILKPVLYKSLIITGGMLIAFLLGAPLAESALVASGLLLITRRLKPQKILPAVEWDLLLMFSGLFVLTNGVKNLKFLQSFTVLTDSNAGLLSVTVVLSNLISNVPAVLLLQPLIPQNSDREWLLLAAGSTLAGNMTLLGSVANMIVAEAAAKQGYRLSFWEHLRFGLPLSLVTLGIAYIWLQQ; encoded by the coding sequence ATGACAAATGACCTTTTCCAATACATCATCCTTGGGTTAACTTATTTAGGTTTGGGGCTAGGCTACTTCCCCGGCTTGCGAATGAATCGCGCGACGATCGCTTTTGTGGGGGCGGCTTGTCTAGTTGGTTTTGGTAGTTTTAGTCTCAAAGAAGCTTGGGAGGCGATCGACGCTGGAACGATCGTTTTTCTCCTTAGTATTATGATTGTCAATGCTTACCTTACCAGCGCCGGTTTTTTTCAACTAGCTTTAAATATTTTATTACGTTACACTCGCAGTCCTTTTGGATTACTAACTGCTTTAACATTTGTCAGTGGTTTTTTATCTGCCTTATTTCTCAACGATACGATCGCGCTAATTTTTACGCCTTTAACACTCGCTCTAGCGCTAGTTTTAGAATTAAACCCAATTCCCTATCTTTTAGCATTAGCAGGGGCAACAGATATTGGTTCTGTTGCTACTTTAAATGGCAATCCTCAAAATATTTTAATTGCTTCGTTTTCAGAAATTAGTTATTTAGAATTTACTCAGGCTTTAGCTCCTGTTGCTGTAGTGGGATTGCTCGTACAATTAGGCTGGCTGTGGTATTTGTATCCCGAAATTCGTTCTTTGAAACCTATCCTCGACCGTCCCCACATTAGACGCAGACGTATTCTTAAACCCGTACTGTATAAAAGTTTAATTATTACTGGAGGGATGTTAATAGCATTTCTACTCGGCGCACCGCTAGCAGAGTCAGCGCTGGTAGCATCTGGATTGCTTTTAATTACCCGTAGGCTAAAGCCACAGAAAATTCTACCAGCAGTAGAATGGGATTTATTGCTGATGTTTTCTGGCTTGTTTGTACTCACAAACGGTGTTAAAAATCTAAAGTTTCTTCAAAGTTTTACAGTATTAACAGATAGCAACGCCGGATTATTAAGCGTAACAGTAGTGCTTTCTAATTTAATATCCAACGTTCCAGCAGTATTGTTGTTACAACCATTAATTCCTCAAAATAGCGATCGCGAGTGGTTGTTACTGGCAGCTGGTTCAACTTTAGCTGGAAATATGACGCTTTTAGGTTCGGTAGCAAATATGATTGTGGCTGAAGCTGCGGCAAAACAAGGTTATCGCCTCAGTTTTTGGGAACATTTGCGCTTTGGCTTGCCTTTGAGTCTAGTCACTTTAGGAATTGCCTATATTTGGCTACAGCAATGA
- a CDS encoding cation-translocating P-type ATPase — MSATPHPNPSHVWHALEVDKTIQVLESNAEAGLSSSQVKQRLEEYGANELQESGGRSPLAILIDQFKNIMLLMLIAVAIVSAVLDIRNNDFPKDAIAISLIVVLNGILGYVQESRAEKALAALKKLSAPLVRVMRDGKLTEVAAKELVPGDIMLIEAGVQLAADGRIIEESNLQIRESALTGESHAVEKQADIQVAEETSLGDRVNLVYQGTEVTQGRAKVIVTGTGMQTELGKIAALLQGVESEPTPLQQRMSQLGNVLVAGAMILVALVVVGGVLRLGWDAFEELLQVSLSMAVAVVPEGLPAVITVTLALGTQRMVKRNALIRKLPAVETLGSVTTICSDKTGTLTQNKMVVQAVELNQKSLRVTGEGYAPQGEFLSDGRAIDADRDSDLQALLVACALCNDSFLQEEQGQWKIVGDPTEGALVTLAAKAGIQKDQWSSRLPRVAEFPFSSERKRMSVICRTRQEAGGRSQEVQDYALSSLASHNSAYLMFTKGSPELTLERCDRIHTGDRAVAINDAQRQQILEKNNQMASQGLRVLGFAYKPWSELPPEGSEETSERELVWLGLVGMLDAPRPEVRDAVARSREAGIRPIMITGDHQLTARAIGIDLGIAQAGDRAVTGQELERMSQADLEREVDQTSIYARVSPEHKLRIVQALQRKGKFVAMTGDGVNDAPALKQADIGIAMGITGTDVSKEASDMVLLDDNFATIVAATEEGRVVYTNIRRFIKYILGSNIGEVLTIAAAPILGLGGVPLSPLQILWMNLVTDGLPALALAVEPAEPNVMKRPPFSPRESIFARGLGWYMVRIGIIFAILSIILMEWAYFHTQANVIPNELSRDRWKTMVFTTLCLAQMGHALAIRSNTRLTIQMNPLSNPYVLGAVGLTTVLQLLLIYVPPLRAFFGTHFITPIELLICFGFSSLMFVWIELEKLFINWQQRRKAHR, encoded by the coding sequence ATGTCTGCAACCCCTCATCCTAACCCATCCCACGTTTGGCACGCCTTAGAAGTTGATAAAACTATACAAGTCTTAGAGAGCAATGCAGAAGCGGGTTTAAGCTCGTCTCAAGTCAAGCAACGCTTAGAGGAGTATGGAGCCAACGAATTGCAAGAGTCAGGAGGTCGCAGTCCGCTAGCGATCCTGATCGATCAGTTCAAAAATATTATGTTGCTGATGCTAATTGCTGTAGCAATTGTATCGGCAGTGTTAGATATACGCAATAACGATTTTCCCAAAGACGCGATCGCGATTAGTTTAATCGTCGTTCTCAACGGTATTCTTGGCTACGTACAAGAAAGCCGTGCTGAAAAAGCTCTAGCAGCGCTGAAAAAACTGTCTGCTCCCTTAGTCCGAGTTATGCGCGACGGCAAACTCACAGAAGTTGCGGCAAAAGAACTCGTACCAGGGGACATCATGCTGATTGAAGCTGGAGTCCAACTCGCCGCCGATGGCAGGATTATTGAAGAATCAAACCTGCAAATTCGCGAGTCAGCTTTGACGGGAGAATCTCATGCAGTAGAAAAACAGGCAGATATTCAAGTAGCCGAAGAGACAAGCTTGGGCGATCGCGTTAACTTAGTCTATCAAGGTACGGAGGTCACTCAAGGACGTGCCAAGGTTATTGTCACCGGCACGGGAATGCAAACGGAACTTGGTAAAATCGCTGCCCTGCTGCAAGGAGTGGAAAGCGAGCCGACTCCCCTACAACAACGGATGTCACAGTTGGGCAACGTCCTAGTGGCAGGGGCGATGATTTTAGTCGCCTTGGTGGTTGTGGGTGGCGTGCTGCGCTTGGGTTGGGATGCATTTGAAGAACTGCTGCAAGTATCTTTGAGTATGGCAGTTGCCGTAGTCCCAGAAGGCTTACCAGCGGTGATTACCGTGACTCTAGCGCTAGGAACGCAGCGGATGGTGAAGCGCAATGCCTTGATCCGCAAACTGCCTGCGGTGGAGACTTTAGGCAGCGTTACCACAATTTGCTCTGATAAAACAGGGACGCTGACGCAAAACAAAATGGTGGTGCAGGCAGTCGAGTTAAACCAAAAATCTCTGCGAGTAACTGGCGAAGGTTATGCACCCCAAGGAGAATTTTTGAGCGATGGTCGAGCGATTGACGCAGACCGAGATTCAGATTTACAAGCATTGCTAGTTGCCTGTGCCTTGTGTAACGATTCTTTCTTGCAAGAGGAACAAGGACAATGGAAGATTGTCGGCGATCCCACCGAAGGGGCATTGGTAACTTTAGCAGCTAAAGCCGGAATTCAAAAAGACCAGTGGTCGAGCCGCTTGCCCCGTGTTGCTGAATTTCCCTTCTCCTCCGAACGCAAGCGAATGAGCGTGATTTGTAGAACGAGGCAGGAGGCAGGAGGTAGAAGTCAGGAGGTACAAGATTACGCTCTCTCGTCTTTAGCCTCTCATAATTCGGCTTATTTAATGTTTACGAAAGGGTCGCCAGAGTTAACTTTGGAACGGTGCGATCGCATTCATACAGGCGATCGCGCTGTGGCGATTAATGATGCTCAACGGCAGCAAATTCTGGAAAAAAATAACCAGATGGCAAGTCAAGGGTTGCGGGTGTTGGGTTTTGCCTATAAACCCTGGTCAGAACTGCCTCCAGAGGGATCGGAAGAGACTTCAGAACGAGAATTAGTTTGGCTGGGATTAGTAGGAATGCTTGATGCACCCAGACCGGAAGTGAGGGATGCAGTAGCCAGATCTCGCGAAGCTGGGATTCGCCCGATCATGATCACGGGCGACCACCAGTTAACAGCAAGGGCAATCGGAATCGATTTAGGCATTGCTCAAGCAGGCGATCGCGCTGTAACCGGGCAAGAATTAGAACGGATGAGTCAAGCTGACTTAGAACGGGAAGTAGACCAAACGAGTATCTACGCTAGAGTATCTCCCGAACACAAACTTCGGATCGTCCAAGCTTTGCAACGCAAGGGTAAATTTGTGGCAATGACGGGAGACGGGGTAAACGATGCCCCCGCCTTAAAGCAAGCAGATATCGGAATTGCAATGGGTATTACTGGTACGGACGTGAGCAAGGAAGCTAGCGATATGGTTTTGCTAGATGACAACTTCGCCACGATCGTCGCTGCCACTGAAGAAGGTAGGGTTGTTTATACCAATATCCGCCGCTTTATTAAATACATTCTCGGTAGTAACATCGGTGAAGTGTTAACTATTGCTGCGGCTCCAATTCTTGGACTTGGCGGCGTACCGCTGTCACCATTGCAAATTCTCTGGATGAACCTGGTAACGGATGGTCTACCAGCGTTAGCTTTGGCAGTAGAACCAGCAGAACCCAACGTCATGAAACGCCCGCCATTTAGTCCCCGCGAAAGCATTTTTGCCCGGGGCTTGGGTTGGTACATGGTGCGGATTGGGATTATCTTTGCCATTTTGTCAATTATTTTAATGGAGTGGGCGTACTTCCACACGCAAGCGAATGTCATTCCGAACGAACTAAGTCGCGATCGCTGGAAAACGATGGTATTTACCACGCTCTGCCTAGCACAGATGGGTCATGCTTTGGCGATTCGCTCCAACACCCGTCTGACAATTCAAATGAATCCGTTGTCTAATCCATACGTTTTAGGAGCTGTAGGTTTAACCACAGTATTGCAACTGCTGCTCATTTACGTTCCGCCCTTGCGAGCTTTCTTTGGCACTCACTTCATAACTCCGATAGAATTATTAATCTGCTTCGGCTTTAGCAGTTTAATGTTCGTCTGGATCGAGCTAGAGAAGTTGTTTATTAACTGGCAACAGCGACGGAAAGCGCATAGGTAA
- the recF gene encoding DNA replication/repair protein RecF (All proteins in this family for which functions are known are DNA-binding proteins that assist the filamentation of RecA onto DNA for the initiation of recombination or recombinational repair.), with protein sequence MKQFRNYQEQRVDFVAPKTILVGNNAQGKSNLLEAVELLATLRSHRLARDRDLVRDGEAFGQIHAKLERQAGIIDLSVTLRRQGRRTVALNSEQLRRQLDFLGVLNAVEFSSLDLELVRGAPEQRRHWVDTLLIQLEPVYAHILQQYNQILRQRNAFLKSKGGFPMPVQEKEELAAWDAQLVTIGSRVVRRRARAIERLAPLAAEWHASISDRAEVLQIRYAPNVPFTATDPEGVQQAFLEKIEQRAIAEQHQNTTLVGPHRDEIELTINQTPARQYGSQGQQRTLVLALKLAELKLIEAVVGEPPLLLLDDVLAELDLNRQNQLLEAIQDRFQTLIATTHLAAFDSQWLQASQILSVNAGQIFSDQ encoded by the coding sequence TTGAAGCAATTTCGGAATTATCAGGAGCAGCGAGTTGATTTCGTTGCTCCTAAAACAATATTGGTGGGTAATAACGCTCAGGGTAAATCCAATTTATTAGAAGCAGTGGAATTGCTGGCAACATTGCGATCGCACCGTTTGGCACGCGATCGCGATTTAGTTAGGGATGGAGAGGCATTCGGACAAATTCACGCCAAGCTAGAACGACAAGCAGGCATCATCGATCTATCTGTAACTCTGCGCCGTCAGGGGCGGCGGACAGTAGCTCTCAATAGCGAACAATTGCGCCGCCAACTGGATTTTTTAGGTGTCTTGAACGCTGTAGAATTTTCCAGTTTAGATTTAGAACTAGTGCGGGGTGCGCCAGAACAGCGCCGTCACTGGGTGGATACCCTGTTAATCCAGTTAGAACCCGTATACGCCCATATCTTACAGCAATACAATCAGATATTGCGGCAGAGAAATGCATTTTTGAAAAGTAAGGGCGGGTTTCCAATGCCCGTACAGGAGAAGGAAGAATTAGCGGCTTGGGATGCGCAACTAGTAACTATTGGTTCGCGGGTAGTGAGGAGAAGGGCGCGGGCGATCGAGCGTTTAGCACCTTTGGCTGCTGAGTGGCACGCTAGCATTAGCGATCGAGCTGAGGTTTTGCAAATTCGGTATGCCCCAAATGTACCCTTCACCGCAACCGATCCTGAAGGAGTGCAGCAAGCTTTCTTAGAGAAGATAGAACAAAGAGCGATCGCCGAACAACATCAAAACACAACTTTAGTCGGTCCCCACCGAGATGAAATTGAATTGACAATTAATCAAACTCCTGCTAGGCAATATGGTTCCCAAGGTCAACAGCGCACTTTAGTTTTAGCCCTCAAGCTAGCAGAATTGAAACTGATCGAAGCCGTTGTCGGAGAACCACCGCTATTATTACTAGATGATGTCTTAGCAGAACTCGATCTCAACCGTCAAAATCAACTTCTAGAGGCAATTCAAGACCGTTTTCAAACGTTGATTGCTACAACTCATTTAGCTGCCTTCGATTCCCAGTGGCTCCAAGCATCGCAAATTCTCTCAGTTAATGCAGGGCAAATATTCAGTGACCAGTGA
- a CDS encoding MgtC/SapB family protein, with protein MTNISFAPDDWLSICFRLAMALVFGAILGVERQIGRKPAGLRTHMLVSLGSALLIMLPLQIVATAEEGRDAISRVIQGIAAGVGFIGAGEILRETQSQSRMERVRGLTSAAATWVSAGLGIAAGCGLWQTGLVSSVLALIVLTVFKRLEQPRKG; from the coding sequence ATGACTAATATATCTTTTGCCCCTGACGATTGGTTAAGTATTTGCTTCAGGCTAGCTATGGCTTTGGTATTTGGGGCAATCCTCGGTGTAGAACGCCAGATCGGTCGCAAACCAGCGGGTTTACGCACGCATATGCTAGTCAGTCTGGGTTCGGCATTACTAATTATGCTTCCATTGCAAATCGTGGCGACAGCAGAGGAAGGACGTGATGCGATTAGTCGCGTCATTCAAGGGATTGCTGCGGGGGTAGGGTTTATTGGTGCTGGAGAAATTTTGCGCGAAACTCAATCACAATCTCGTATGGAGCGGGTACGGGGACTCACATCAGCGGCAGCAACTTGGGTTTCGGCTGGCTTGGGAATTGCTGCTGGTTGCGGCTTATGGCAAACGGGTTTAGTTAGTTCTGTGTTGGCTTTGATCGTTTTGACTGTATTTAAAAGACTGGAACAACCGAGAAAGGGGTAA